A genomic stretch from Syntrophales bacterium includes:
- a CDS encoding MarR family EPS-associated transcriptional regulator — MPASLAARLEKEETLHIIREIDRSPEMSQRELSIRLGISVGKINFLMNALIDKGFIKVENFRKSNNKIAYLYNLTPCGIEEKARMTYLFLKRKTAEYEQLAQEIRQLQAEVQLNGASAAIRD; from the coding sequence ATGCCCGCTTCACTTGCTGCCCGACTTGAAAAGGAAGAGACGCTCCACATCATCCGCGAGATCGACCGCTCTCCGGAGATGAGCCAGCGGGAGCTCTCCATCCGGCTGGGGATCAGCGTCGGCAAGATCAACTTCCTCATGAATGCCCTGATCGACAAGGGTTTTATCAAGGTCGAGAATTTCCGGAAATCAAACAATAAAATTGCATATCTATACAACCTGACCCCCTGCGGGATCGAGGAAAAGGCCCGGATGACCTACCTTTTTCTGAAGCGCAAGACCGCAGAGTACGAACAGTTGGCGCAGGAGATCCGGCAGTTGCAGGCAGAGGTGCAGCTAAACGGCGCCTCTGCCGCAATTAGGGACTGA